The Saccharomycodes ludwigii strain NBRC 1722 chromosome II, whole genome shotgun sequence genome window below encodes:
- a CDS encoding Zn(II)2Cys6 transcription factor domain-containing protein (similar to Saccharomyces cerevisiae YLR256W | HAP1 | Heme Activator Protein), which produces MLNNNNDKNANNNFAAQSFVDKDQNLLTANFNNVEDLDPIILDFIEDINSTSINDTAIFSGTTSSDNNNNNNNNNNNNNNNNNNNNNNTNNAQYELTSLESRDTINPVSKQNNDNTRHSSNNINNSIPVSTTTLNINLSRRRRHRNSRLGCANCKKRKIKCDESLPECQNCSQAKIRNPSVVCSYLKLSAKELENLAILQNETKLYNLKVVNVNNNLYPILMTKMLSNNNYSSSMSIEDYVDVDEIPMIPHYPITVPASQKRIFGVEIEEAIVARNSYQDLLQNGLNYANQDSIEVYLLPAFQNLEHVLRNKILKLQKYCNSINSISKRNINGLESIILREKTCIGNLKSIIHKKGLVALRKTLGEIIRISTGHDIQKNNNLVPISLTTSAICVSFVFQIVDHGVDCGKLSYTHYNSIIEFSTSLVLGALKSGQFEKIDKNCYFGLLCISYIPATLYFPKYPIDCLIEFKRVLDSFATVFIIDNADTTTSRLQFRQGVEDLGLNYLLLKDFLDWFLHLFSTCYDINRSLSLPIDKIIELRNKFYNMLPRETYCIININNNLHRKSQDILQTSIKKVFYSFYHTLGVMLINILPDIIFVYRTELIGASTFNGFSYSNLFKGVNGNNELKQYCEYSFRVYTFFQRRWMSMLKFPIKKLSLERLRADMTERFKARHLRNLREVPIKTFINTIIERKHYFHIDPMYSVLASKISTAIPTDVTNVGNNYTATATDDDDDDDDGHFYCIPIDESSFYVDLAEEQQASSPEYTSKGGSYSSDTYNTEEEKESQLSTSLVDTGSTTITDHSIDSVSYISGTVKNKQQKGKLPSMLFNRLTDKSDIQQITQELETILNFRPVTNKNSNSKNKNTNKNYNNDIDNKQLTLLPSGLYEIDFDIMKCNFVTMKFGVPMPDFSIFQEVTLDRHIILYKDDRVVNYEGVIDAFSV; this is translated from the coding sequence ATGctcaataacaataacgacaaaaatgctaataataactttgCTGCACAATCTTTCGTAGATAAAGATCAGAACTTATTAACTGctaatttcaataatgTTGAGGATCTCGATCCTATAATTTTAGACTTTATTGAGGATATTAATAGTACCTCTATTAACGATACTGCTATTTTCAGTGGAACTACCAGTAgcgataataataataataataataataataataataataataataataataataataataataataataatactaataacgCCCAATATGAATTAACTTCTTTGGAAAGCAGAGATACAATAAATCCAGTTTCTAAACAGAACAACGATAATACAAGAcatagtagtaataatattaataacagtatTCCTGTTTCTACTACaactttaaatattaatttgtcTCGAAGAAGGAGGCATAGAAACTCTAGACTAGGTTGCGCTAActgtaaaaaaagaaaaattaaatgtgATGAATCATTACCTGAGTGTCAAAATTGTAGTCAAGCTAAAATTAGAAATCCCTCGGTGGTCTGTTCATATTTGAAACTAAGTGCAAAAGAACTTGAAAATTTGGCTATTTTGCAAAATGAGACTAAATTATATAACTTAAAAGTGGTTAATgtgaataataatttatatccGATTCTTATGACTAAAATGTTGTCTAACAACAATTATAGTTCTAGTATGAGCATTGAAGACTATGTTGACGTCGATGAAATCCCCATGATTCCACATTATCCGATAACTGTCCCTGCATctcaaaaaagaatatttggTGTTGAAATTGAAGAAGCTATTGTTGCCCGAAATTCTTATCAAGATCTGTTACAAAATGGTCTCAATTATGCTAATCAGGATAGCATTGAAGTTTATCTGTTACCAGCTTTTCAAAATCTAGAACATGTGTTAAGAAACAAAATCTTAAAATTgcaaaaatattgtaataGCATCAATAGTATTAGTAAACGCAACATCAATGGCCTAGAAAGTATCATACTACGGGAGAAAACTTGCATAggaaatttaaaatctaTTATACACAAGAAAGGTTTAGTTGCGCTGAGGAAAACATTAGGTGAGATCATTAGGATCTCTACTGGTCATGATATTcagaaaaataacaatctTGTACCTATCTCCTTAACTACATCTGCAATATGTGTGTCTTTTGTTTTCCAAATTGTTGATCATGGTGTGGACTGTGGAAAGCTGTCTTATACACATTATAATTCAATAATTGAATTCAGCACCAGTCTTGTTTTGGGTGCTCTAAAATCTGGACAATTTGAAAAGATAGATAAAAATTGCTATTTTGGTTTACTTTGCATTAGTTATATTCCAGCTACTCTCTATTTCCCGAAATATCCAATTGACTGTTtaattgaatttaaaagGGTGCTTGATAGCTTTGCAACAGTTTTTATCATAGACAATGCAGACACTACTACCAGCAGGTTGCAATTCAGACAAGGGGTTGAAGATTTGGGATTAAATTATCTACTTTTAAAGGATTTTTTAGATTGGtttttacatttattttcaacttGCTATGATATAAACAGAAGCCTAAGTTTGCCgattgataaaataattgagTTGcgaaataaattttataacatGCTTCCTAGAGAAACTTACtgcattattaatataaataataatttgcaCAGAAAATCCCAAGATATTTTGCAAACctccattaaaaaagtgttttatagtttttatCATACTTTGGGCGTAATGCTTATCAACATTTTGCCAGACATTATTTTTGTGTATAGAACTGAATTAATTGGTGCTTCTACTTTTAATGGTTTCTCATATTCTAATCTTTTCAAAGGTGTCAACGGCAACAATGAATTAAAGCAATATTGCGAATACTCCTTTAGAGTCTATACTTTTTTCCAAAGGAGATGGATGTCCATGTTGAAATTTCCGATCAAGAAATTATCACTCGAGAGATTAAGGGCAGATATGACTGAAAGATTTAAGGCTAGGCATTTGAGAAATTTAAGAGAAGTTCCTATTAAGACATTTATCAATACCATTATTGAAAGGAAACATTATTTCCATATAGATCCAATGTATTCGGTATTGGCATCTAAGATTTCTACTGCTATTCCTACAGATGTGACCAATGTCGGAAATAATTATACTGCTACTGCtactgatgatgatgatgatgatgatgatgggCACTTTTATTGTATTCCTATTGATGAAAGTTCATTTTATGTTGATTTGGCTGAGGAACAACAGGCTAGTTCTCCTGAATATACTAGCAAAGGTGGTTCTTATTCGTCAGATACTTATAATAcggaagaagaaaaagaaagtcAGCTGTCAACTTCTTTAGTAGATACCGGAAGTACCACAATCACAGATCATTCAATAGATAGTGTTTCTTATATTAGTGGAactgttaaaaataagcaACAGAAGGGGAAATTGCCGTCCATGTTATTTAACAGATTAACTGACAAGTCCGATATACAACAAATTACTCAAGAATTAGAAAccattttaaattttaggCCAGTGACTAATAAGAACAGTAATAGTAAGAATAAGAATACGAATAAGAATTATAACAatgatattgataataaacaGTTAACATTATTACCTAGTGGATTATATGAGATTGATTTTGATATTATGAAATGTAACTTTGTTACGATGAAATTTGGTGTTCCTATGCCTGATTTCAGTATTTTCCAAGAGGTAACCTTAGATCGTCATATTATTCTGTACAAAGATGATAGAGTTGTAAATTACGAGGGAGTTATTGATGCATTTAGTGTTTAG
- a CDS encoding Mg-dependent acid phosphatase (similar to Saccharomyces cerevisiae YER134C | magnesium-dependent acid phosphatase) yields the protein MRPTGKNPPQDKQTANYPDVAFFDLDYTVWPCYCDTHLSPPFKPIATEKQQKNGIVTRVVDSYGYELEYFPDIPRILIDLHKNGVKLVTASRTWAPNIAIELLHMFTIQIEDGATSNAPNNIISLYDIFDAFQWGDHSKQHHINNALNELYPTVDGDNNKEKKKNNLRVVLFDDERRNIEVEKRKGCKFVFVKNPDEGLTWEIYQEYLKSL from the coding sequence atgcGACCCACTGGAAAAAACCCCCCTCAGGATAAACAAACTGCTAATTATCCAGATGTGgcattttttgatttagaTTACACAGTATGGCCATGCTATTGCGATACACATTTATCGCCACCATTCAAACCAATAGCTAcagaaaaacaacaaaaaaatggaatagTTACTAGAGTAGTTGACTCTTATGGTTACGAATTGGAGTATTTCCCAGATATTCCACGTATTTTAATCGATTTACACAAGAATGGAGTTAAATTGGTTACTGCTTCCAGAACATGGGCACCAAATATAGCGATTGAATTGTTGCATATGTTTACCATACAAATAGAAGATGGAGCCACTAGCAACGCAcccaacaatattatttcgttatatgatatttttgatgCCTTTCAATGGGGAGACCATTCGAAACAGCATCACATAAACAATGCGCTTAATGAATTGTATCCCACAGTTGATGGCgataacaataaagaaaagaaaaaaaacaacctAAGAGTTGTTTTGTTTGACGACGAGAGAAGAAATATAGAAGTTGAAAAGCGTAAGGGTTGCaaatttgtatttgttAAGAATCCCGATGAAGGCTTAACTTGGGAAATCTATCAAGAGTATCTGAAGAGCTTATAG
- a CDS encoding Zn(II)2Cys6 transcription factor domain-containing protein (similar to Saccharomyces cerevisiae YDR213W | UPC2 | UPtake Control (paralog of YLR228C | ECM22)), whose protein sequence is MNNVNNYDQTNAEDGSNNNFHNDEVEKFDMDPFSIMSSYYHYNDVQSNITTSNNNVTDYNSSIFPQLNFSEPKTQHIQQQQMKEEEEEEEEPITLEQYQDTYDLVPMDTADILSIDTTDTCITNNFHVTIDETKTEKNNKRSRHTNSRYGCTNCKLKRIKCDETLPECNNCRNAKLKKQLLIPADNYTRNHNKKPCSFTEMTPLQLKKLSELQNKNRLLKLKVVNIKENVYPIVKKRIPVFIPSDTEIELRGRSSNNVDINGSKIIYYKVSEIPMIPHYPITVPAHQKVPFGGVELKEAIMARILYQNSLSSGISYANESTLDVYLIPVLHNLENILKKKLMRLEEYFKLVDDKNNISYIKESKYIIHRERQCLDKLRSLSKTKGLSSLRTLLDKVIQTIETKNTLVPTRLSTSLCCISSVFEFTELGLDMGRLTEIHYTSMVEFNANIIKSYISNAMSIEKIDKNPYLRVLSFQYATSAIYYPRYPVDCLIELETIIDMFAKDFILEATNTCFKKTLEKIGYDYLLLHDFFVWFYSNEFFQKMDTSRALTLPVDKIIELIFKFNIIIPGEAYCISSLDESDKLLSIKKVYYSFYHTLGTILVNMFPEIIFLQRAELLGPSNLNGFTFSSLFKNLPENSLKLYAEYSFRAYSFLRRRWFIIIMFPITNLIPDGFDDKPEQRYRARVLRNLKEVPIKSFTTSVIKRENYFHVDPLITIPEETSGDGYFYVMPVNEGAFYRTDTNSTSSPKMEPSDIFLTNSYSNAPNHPVNGAYNDNGLNNGITHYEYVNYIVTKWRNSLSGTNYTTTNGFNDCPKEKSKRCVLPTGLYDSDYDIMESELVTLQYSTPVLDFSLINKIKKDRSMILFQDDRISSTHNIEKNLSAFIV, encoded by the coding sequence ATGAATAATGTCAACAATTATGACCAAACGAATGCCGAAGATggttctaataataatttccaTAATGATGAAGTAGAAAAATTCGATATGGATCCATTTAGTATAATGTCCagttattatcattacaATGATGTTCAATCTAACATTACtacttctaataataatgttactGATTACAATAGCTCAATTTTCCCACAATTAAATTTCTCGGAACCTAAAACCCAGCAcattcaacaacaacaaatgaaagaagaagaagaagaagaagaagaaccaATAACTTTGGAACAGTATCAGGATACTTATGATCTTGTACCTATGGATACAGCTGATATTTTATCTATAGATACAACTGATACTTGTATTACTAACAACTTTCATGTTACAATAGACGAAACTAAAACAGAAAAGAACAATAAAAGAAGTAGACACACAAATTCTAGATATGGCTGTACTAAttgtaaattaaaaagaattaaatgtGATGAAACGTTGCCTGAATGCAATAATTGCCGCAATGCCAAACTGAAAAAACAATTGCTCATTCCTGCTGATAATTATACTCGGaatcataataaaaaaccaTGTTCATTTACCGAAATGACACCGTTACaactgaaaaaattatctgaattacaaaataaaaaccgattattaaaactaaaagTGGTCAAcattaaagaaaatgtcTACCCCATTGTCAAGAAACGAATCCCCGTTTTTATCCCTAGCGATACTGAAATTGAGCTCAGGGGAAGATCATCGAACAACGTGGACATAAATGGTTCAAAAATTATCTATTATAAAGTAAGCGAAATACCTATGATACCACATTATCCTATAACAGTTCCAGCGCATCAAAAAGTGCCATTTGGCGGAGTTGAACTCAAAGAGGCAATTATGGCGAGGATTTTATATCAAAATTCTTTATCCAGTGGAATAAGTTATGCAAATGAATCAACTTTAGACGTGTATCTCATACCAGTTTTGCACAACCTAGAaaacatattaaaaaaaaaattaatgagaTTGGAAGAGTATTTCAAGCTGGtagatgataaaaataatattagctatataaaagaatcaaaatatataatacacAGAGAGAGACAGTGCTTAGATAAATTACGGAGCTTGAGCAAGACCAAAGGATTGTCCTCGTTAAGGACACTATTAGACAAAGTAATTCAAACcattgaaacaaaaaatacattGGTTCCTACTAGGTTAAGTACTTCTCTTTGTTGTATTTCCTCAGTTTTTGAATTTACTGAACTCGGGTTGGACATGGGGAGATTAACTGAAATCCACTATACTTCAATGGTAGAATTCAACgcaaatataattaaaagcTATATTAGTAATGCCATGagtattgaaaaaattgacaAAAATCCATATTTAAGGGTGctttcttttcaatatGCTACCAGCGCTATATATTACCCAAGATACCCTGTAGATTGTTTGATTGAACTTGAAACGATTATTGACATGTTTGCCAAAGATTTTATACTAGAAGCTACTAATacttgttttaaaaaaactttggaGAAGATTGGAtatgattatttattgttacatgatttttttgtttggttTTATAGTAAcgaatttttccaaaaaatgGACACTAGTAGAGCTTTAACTTTGCCAGTGGACAAAATAAttgaattaatttttaaatttaatattattatacctGGGGAAGCCTATTGTATAAGCTCTCTGGATGAGAGCGATAAGCTTTTATCTATTAAGAAAGTGTATTATAGTTTTTATCATACTTTAGGCACAATATTAGTTAATATGTTTCcagaaattatttttttacaaaggGCTGAATTGCTCGGTCCATCAAATTTAAATGGATTTACGTTCAGCTCgttgtttaaaaatttgcCGGAAAATTCGTTAAAATTATATGCAGAATATTCATTCAGAGCATATTCTTTTCTCCGAAGACGatggtttattattataatgttCCCTATTACAAACTTAATTCCTGATGGTTTCGATGATAAGCCAGAACAACGATATAGAGCTAGAGTACTTAggaatttaaaagaagtgccaattaaatcttttacTACTAGTGTGATTAAGAGAGAGAATTACTTTCATGTGGATCCCCTGATCACCATACCTGAAGAAACTTCAGGTGAtggatatttttatgttatGCCAGTAAATGAAGGCGCATTTTATCGTACAGATACTAATAGTACTTCTTCACCAAAAATGGAACCTTCCGATATATTCTTAACTAACAGTTATTCCAACGCTCCTAATCATCCTGTAAATGGTGCGTACAATGATAATGGCTTAAATAACGGAATTACGCACTATGAATACGTAAATTATATAGTCACAAAATGGCGCAACTCTTTAAGCGGTACCAACTATACTACCACAAATGGATTTAACGATTGCCCAAAAGAGAAAAGCAAAAGATGTGTTTTACCCACTGGGTTATACGATTCCGATTACGATATAATGGAAAGCGAGTTGGTTACTTTACAATATAGTACACCTGTACTGGATTTTAGcttgataaataaaataaaaaaagatagatCTATGATCTTATTTCAAGATGATCGTATTAGTAGTACACAcaatattgaaaagaatCTGAGCGCATTTATCGTATAA
- the ACH1 gene encoding acetyl-CoA hydrolase (similar to Saccharomyces cerevisiae YBL015W | ACH1 | Acetyl CoA Hydrolase): MSQLLKQRVRYAPYLKKLKQPEELVPLFKDGQYIGWSGFTGVGAPKVIPDAIADHVEKNNLQGKLQFNLFVGASAGPEESRWATNSMIRKRAPHQVGKPISAAINDGRTLFFDKHLSMFPQDLTYGFYTKDRNDGKILDYSIIEATAIKEDGSIVPGPSVGGSPEFISVSDKVIIELNTATPSFEGLHDIDMPVNPPFRKPYPYTSPSDKSGLDSIPVDPERVIAIVESTVKDKVPPNTPSDAKSRAIAGHLVEFFEDEVKHGRLPENLHPLQSGIGNIANAVIEGLTGASFKHLTVWTEVLQDSFLDLFENGSLDYATSTSIRLTEKGFEKFFNNWDDYSKKLCLRSQVVSNNPEIIRRLGVIAMNTPVEFDIYAHANSTNVSGSKMLHGIGGSADFLRNAKLSIMHAPSARPTKTDPTGISTVVPFASHVDQTEHDLDVLVTEQGLADVRGLAPRERARVIIEKCAHPDYKDSLKEYLERAEFYAKQKKCLHEPHMLKNAFKFHLNLAEKGTMKVDKWD, encoded by the coding sequence ATGTCCCAATTATTGAAACAAAGAGTTAGATATGCTCCAtacttgaaaaaattaaagcaACCTGAAGAATTGGTTCCATTATTTAAGGATGGTCAATACATTGGTTGGTCTGGTTTCACCGGTGTTGGTGCACCAAAGGTCATTCCAGATGCAATTGCTGATCATGTTGAAAAGAACAATTTGCAAGGCAAGTTGCAATTTAACTTGTTTGTTGGTGCCTCTGCCGGACCAGAAGAATCCAGATGGGCCACTAATTCTATGATTAGAAAGAGAGCCCCACACCAAGTCGGTAAGCCAATTTCTGCCGCCATTAATGATGGTAGAACTCTGTTTTTTGACAAACATTTGTCCATGTTCCCACAAGACTTAACTTATGGTTTTTACACTAAAGATAGAAATGATGGCAAGATTTTGGACTACAGTATTATTGAAGCTACTGCTATTAAGGAAGATGGTTCCATTGTCCCTGGTCCATCTGTGGGTGGTTCTCCAGAGTTTATTTCTGTTTCTGACAAGGTTATTATTGAATTGAATACTGCAACTCCATCTTTTGAAGGTTTGCACGACATCGACATGCCAGTAAACCCACCATTTAGAAAGCCATATCCATACACCTCTCCTTCTGATAAATCTGGCTTGGATTCCATTCCAGTTGATCCAGAGCGtgttattgctattgttgAATCCACAGTTAAAGATAAAGTTCCACCAAACACTCCATCTGACGCAAAAAGTAGGGCCATTGCTGGTCATTTGgttgaattttttgaagATGAAGTCAAACACGGTAGATTACCAGAAAACTTGCATCCATTACAAAGTGGTATTGGTAACATTGCTAATGCTGTTATTGAAGGTTTGACCGGTGCTTCTTTCAAACATTTGACTGTTTGGACAGAAGTTTTGCAAGATTCTTTCTTGGATTTGTTTGAAAATGGTTCTCTAGATTATGCTACCTCTACCAGTATCAGATTGACCGAAAAGGGttttgaaaagttttttaacAACTGGGATGATTACTCCAAGAAGTTATGTTTGAGATCCCAGGTGGTTTCCAATAACCCAGAAATTATTCGTCGTTTAGGTGTTATTGCTATGAACACCCCTGTTGAATTTGATATCTATGCTCATGCTAACAGTACCAATGTTTCTGGTTCTAAGATGTTGCATGGTATTGGTGGTTCTGCCGATTTCTTGAGAAATGCCAAGTTGTCTATTATGCACGCTCCATCTGCCAGACCAACAAAGACTGACCCAACTGGTATCTCTACTGTTGTTCCATTTGCCTCCCATGTTGATCAAACCGAACATGATTTGGATGTTTTGGTTACCGAGCAAGGGTTGGCTGATGTAAGGGGTTTGGCTCCAAGAGAAAGAGCCCGTGTTATTATCGAAAAGTGTGCTCATCCAGATTACAAAGATAGTTTGAAGGAATACTTGGAAAGAGCCGAATTTTACGCTAAGCAAAAGAAATGTTTGCATGAACCACATATGTTGAAGAATGCTTTCAAATTCCATTTGAATTTGGCTGAAAAGGGTACTATGAAGGTTGACAAATGGGATTAA
- the FUS3 gene encoding mitogen-activated serine/threonine-protein kinase FUS3 (similar to Saccharomyces cerevisiae YBL016W | FUS3 | cell FUSion): MGKKIVFNISSDFQLKALLGEGAYGIVCSAIHKPTGELVAIKKIEPFSKPLFSLRTLREIKILKQFRHENIISIFDIQKPSSFEEFNEVYIIQELMQTDLHKVICTQTLSDDHIQYFTYQILRALKTLHGSNIIHRDLKPSNLLINSNCDLKVCDFGLARIDGSDSRVNTDELNMNMTEYVATRWYRAPEVMLTASQYSKSIDIWSCGCILAELFLKRPLFPGKDYRHQLLLMFEVLGTPRGETLLKIPSKRAREYIGSLPQYNPIDWMEILPKNVNPMGIDLLARMLCFDADKRISATDALKHPYLANYHDPNDEPDGHPISSDFFEFDYFKDRLSTKDLKKLLWNEIFN; the protein is encoded by the coding sequence ATGGGCAAGAAAATTGTATTTAATATAAGCAGTGATTTCCAATTAAAGGCATTATTAGGCGAGGGTGCATATGGTATAGTTTGTAGCGCAATCCACAAACCAACAGGAGAACTAGTagccattaaaaaaatcgaACCATTTTCAAAACCGTTATTCAGTTTACGTACGCTAAGggaaatcaaaatattaaaacaattcCGACATGAGAATATCATTTCTATATTTGATATACAGAAACCATCGAGTTTTGAAGAATTTAATGAAGTTTACATAATCCAAGAGTTGATGCAAACTGATTTGCATAAGGTGATTTGTACACAAACCTTAAGTGACGATCACATCCAATATTTCACATATCAAATCTTGAGAGCATTAAAAACACTCCACGGCAGTAATATCATTCACAGAGATTTGAAACCGTCCAATTTATTAATCAACTCCAATTGCGATCTTAAAGTTTGCGATTTCGGCTTAGCAAGAATAGATGGTAGTGATAGTAGGGTCAATACTGATGAGttgaatatgaatatgacAGAATATGTTGCCACTAGATGGTATAGAGCACCAGAAGTTATGTTAACCGCATCCCAATATAGTAAATCGATAGATATCTGGTCATGTGGGTGCATCTTGGCCgagttatttttaaaaagaccATTGTTCCCGGGGAAGGATTACAGACATCAATTACTATTAATGTTTGAAGTGTTGGGGACACCGAGAGGCGAAACGTTATTGAAAATACCAAGTAAAAGAGCTAGGGAATACATTGGTAGCTTACCACAGTACAATCCAATTGATTGGATGGAAATACTACCCAAAAATGTGAATCCTATGGGTATTGATCTATTGGCCAGAATGCTATGTTTTGACGCTGACAAAAGAATATCAGCAACTGATGCATTGAAACATCCGTACTTGGCTAATTATCATGATCCAAATGACGAACCTGATGGGCACCCAATATCTagtgatttttttgaatttgacTACTTTAAAGATCGGTTAAGTACGAAAGATTTGAAGAAGCTCTTATGGAACGAAATATTTAACTAA